The following proteins are encoded in a genomic region of Bosea beijingensis:
- a CDS encoding enoyl-CoA hydratase encodes MAYETILVETKGKVGLITLNRPQALNALNGQLIGEINQALDGFEKDAQIGCVVLTGSEKAFAAGADIKEMQSRTFPGTYLDDKFEDWDRIGRRRKPIVAAVAGFALGGGCELAMMCDFIIAADNAKFGQPEINLGVIPGAGGTQRLTKAVGKAKAMDLCLTGRMMGAEEAERSGLVARVVPLADLLPETLKAAEAIASKSLPSVMMAKESVERAFEVTLQEGLRFERRVFSSLFATADQKEGMSAFAEKRKPDFKNS; translated from the coding sequence ATGGCTTATGAGACCATTCTCGTCGAGACGAAGGGCAAGGTCGGGCTGATTACGCTCAACCGCCCGCAGGCGCTGAACGCGCTGAACGGCCAGCTCATCGGCGAGATCAACCAGGCGCTCGACGGCTTCGAGAAGGACGCCCAGATCGGCTGCGTCGTCCTCACCGGTTCGGAAAAGGCCTTCGCCGCCGGCGCCGACATCAAGGAAATGCAGAGCCGCACCTTCCCCGGCACCTATCTCGACGACAAGTTCGAGGACTGGGACCGGATCGGCCGGCGGCGCAAGCCGATCGTCGCCGCGGTCGCGGGCTTCGCGCTCGGCGGCGGCTGCGAGCTCGCCATGATGTGCGACTTCATCATCGCCGCCGACAACGCCAAATTCGGCCAGCCCGAGATCAATCTCGGCGTCATCCCCGGCGCCGGCGGCACGCAGCGCCTGACCAAGGCGGTCGGCAAGGCCAAGGCGATGGACCTGTGCCTGACCGGCCGCATGATGGGCGCCGAGGAAGCCGAGCGTTCCGGCCTCGTCGCCCGCGTCGTGCCGCTCGCCGATCTCCTGCCCGAGACGCTGAAGGCGGCCGAGGCAATCGCATCGAAATCGCTGCCCTCCGTGATGATGGCGAAGGAATCGGTCGAGCGCGCCTTCGAGGTGACCCTTCAGGAGGGGTTGCGCTTCGAACGCCGCGTCTTCTCCTCGCTCTTCGCCACGGCCGACCAGAAGGAAGGCATGTCCGCCTTCGCCGAGAAGCGGAAGCCGGATTTCAAGAATAGCTGA
- the mutM gene encoding bifunctional DNA-formamidopyrimidine glycosylase/DNA-(apurinic or apyrimidinic site) lyase → MPELPEVEAVRRGLEPAMLGERFQRVELRRPNLRFPLPERFAERLTGRRIEALSRRAKYLIADLDDGQALIMHLGMSGRFIVEAPGTKPTEPGSYYNEIGRHLIHDHVVFEMGTGARVTYNDVRRFGFMDLVPRAELATSKHFAGMGIEPLGNELSGETLAKLFAGKFAPLKAALLDQRLVAGLGNIYVCEALFRAGLHPEAEAGTIATPTGRPREKAHELARIIREVLEEAVAAGGSTLRDFAHADGSLGYFQHRFKVYDREGEVCVTPGCGKLVKRLVQSGRSTFYCESCQKRTVR, encoded by the coding sequence ATGCCGGAGCTACCCGAGGTCGAAGCCGTCCGGCGCGGGCTGGAGCCCGCCATGCTGGGCGAGCGCTTCCAGCGCGTCGAACTCCGCCGGCCGAACCTGCGCTTTCCCCTGCCGGAGCGCTTCGCCGAGCGCCTGACCGGGCGACGGATCGAGGCGCTGTCGCGGCGGGCGAAATACCTGATCGCCGATCTCGACGACGGCCAAGCGCTGATCATGCATCTCGGCATGAGCGGGCGCTTCATCGTCGAGGCGCCGGGCACGAAGCCGACCGAGCCCGGCTCCTATTATAATGAGATCGGCCGGCACCTGATCCATGACCATGTCGTGTTCGAGATGGGGACGGGCGCGCGCGTCACTTATAATGACGTGCGCCGCTTCGGCTTCATGGACCTCGTGCCGCGCGCCGAACTCGCGACGTCGAAGCATTTCGCGGGCATGGGCATCGAGCCGCTCGGCAACGAATTGTCCGGCGAGACGCTGGCGAAGCTGTTCGCCGGCAAGTTCGCGCCCCTGAAGGCAGCGCTGCTCGACCAGCGGCTCGTGGCGGGCCTCGGCAATATCTATGTCTGCGAGGCCCTGTTCCGGGCCGGGCTTCATCCGGAGGCGGAAGCGGGCACGATCGCGACGCCGACCGGGCGGCCGCGCGAGAAGGCCCATGAGCTCGCCCGCATCATCCGCGAGGTGCTGGAGGAGGCGGTCGCGGCCGGCGGCTCGACGCTGCGCGACTTCGCCCATGCCGACGGCTCGCTCGGCTATTTCCAGCACCGTTTCAAGGTCTACGACCGCGAGGGCGAGGTCTGCGTCACGCCGGGCTGCGGCAAGCTGGTGAAGCGGCTGGTGCAGTCGGGCCGCTCGACGTTTTATTGCGAGAGTTGCCAGAAGCGGACTGTTCGCTAG